A genome region from Lytechinus pictus isolate F3 Inbred chromosome 16, Lp3.0, whole genome shotgun sequence includes the following:
- the LOC129279509 gene encoding solute carrier family 2, facilitated glucose transporter member 5-like, translating into MVPQSDLSLWFWLTVCTLLIGSSLTSGYQYGVITGPSQFVKEFYNETHIYRYGSPLDEYGQAWLWASTITVFCIGRIVGAVAGAKLSHKFGRSRTLIGNSAFSIVTCILMGSSEAAGSPELLIFCRAMKGLDVGISLTIVPVYLSEISPKRRRDSICGLHQVLFTVGIVLGQIMGFFVFKGRNIWPGALGLPALIDLFQIVLLLFCPESPDWLLHVKFAEEKAAGALRQLRGEDEVEQEIQVLRDDHRFNSRIVRASAWEVIFLRDANWKMPLLMCILLRLARQLSGINAIIFYSNEIFLFAGLTDVQTGLGSLAWAACYSTATVVEYFANLSRFQRKPLLFSMYGLLTISAIAFTLFLIFEYRVSWLSWFALVANCVFFIAFPLGPEIFTPLVCSELWSVGPRKAALSVTQHIGWWVDVVIQFCFPALLVAIGAYTFIIFAASLAITTLIILLYLPETKDRRFVEVSTGFEEMKNPDGDEDQSFTKYQEGYSPLPLMNR; encoded by the exons ATGGTGCCTCAGTCG GACCTTTCTTTGTGGTTTTGGCTGACCGTCTGTACGCTCCTCATTGGGTCTTCATTGACCAGTGGCTATCAGTATGGTGTTATTACTGGACCATCACAG TTTGTCAAAGAATTTTACAATGAGACTCACATCTATCGCTATGGTTCACCATTAGATGAATACGGACAGGCCTGGTTATGGGCTAGCACTATTACAGTCTTCTGTATCGGTCGTATTGTGGGTGCCGTGGCAGGGGCAAAATTGTCTCACAAATTTGGAAG GAGCCGTACATTGATTGGCAACAGTGcattttccattgtaacatgTATCTTAATGGGGAGCAGCGAAGCCGCTGGGTCACCCGAGCTTCTCATTTTCTGTCGAGCAATGAAAGGTCTCGATGTTG GTATTTCGTTGACCATAGTCCCTGTGTATCTCAGTGAGATCAGTCCTAAGAGAAGACGAGATTCTATCTGTGGGCTCCACCAAGTATTATTCACTGTCGGCATTGTCCTCGGCCAG aTAATGGGTTTCTTCGTGTTCAAAGGCAGAAATATTTGGCCTGGCGCTCTTGGGTTGCCCGCCCTCATCGATCTCTTCCAGATAGTTCTTCTTCTGTTTTGTCCAGAGAGTCCTGATTGGTTGCTTCATGTTAAGTTTGCAGAGGAAAAAGCGGCTGGag CTCTTCGTCAACTTCGGGGTGAAGATGAGGTTGAACAGGAGATCCAGGTTCTTCGTGATGACCACCGTTTCAATTCAAGAATCGTCCGGGCAAGCGCATGGGAGGTTATCTTCCTCAGGGATGCTAACTGGAAAATGCCGTTACTTATGTGCATCTTACTGCGGTTAGCCCGACAACTTTCCGGTATTAACGCG ATTATTTTCTActcgaatgaaatatttttgtttgctgGATTGACAGACGTACAAACTGGATTAGGATCTCTGGCTTGGGCTGCTTGTTACTCTACGGCTACTGTTGTTGAG TATTTTGCAAATCTATCAAGATTTCAACGGAAGCCTTTGCTTTTCTCAATGTATGGGCTGCTGACGATAAGTGCCATTGCTTTTACATTGTTCCTGATTTTCGAG TACCGTGTTTCATGGCTGTCGTGGTTTGCCCTCGTAGCTAATTGTGTATTTTTCATCGCATTCCCTCTGGGTCCAG AAATATTTACACCCTTGGTATGTTCTGAACTGTGGTCTGTTGGTCCAAGGAAGGCCGCCCTCTCCGTTACCCAACATATAGGTTGGTGGGTCGACGTCGTCATCCAATTTTGCTTTCCCGCTCTTTTA GTAGCCATTGGCGCCTACACTTTCATCATTTTCGCTGCTTCCCTTGCCATCACCACCCTCATCATACTCCTTTACCTGCCCGAGACGAAGGATCGGCGGTTCGTCGAAGTATCGACAGGATTCGAAGAAATGAAAAACCCGGATGGTGACGAGGACCAGAGTTTCACAAAATACCAGGAAGGGTATTCCCCTTTACCGCTTATGAATCGATGA
- the LOC129279525 gene encoding FERM, ARHGEF and pleckstrin domain-containing protein 1-like has product MEGSPAPSPTKSIPSYNNDTSEVVSSPVSNHEEEPVKKKRHPPDRAYFIAKEILTTERTYLKDLEVVVVWFRKATTNEANLPETLEVLFSHLDPIYEFHCKFLKEVEQRLSSWEGRPNAQGKGGFQRVGDILLKNAQHLKLYTGYIGKLEEVLSDLEASLRKNKKFESFYRDFEIQKVCYLPFNTFLLKPVQRLLHYKLVLERLVKHYQPSHPDYKDCKAAMGDVGDLTADIEDSVKRIENFQKLTELQRDLVGMDTLIQPNRHFIREGCLHKLSRKGYQQRMFFLFSDVLVYTSKGVTPTNQFKVHGQIPLKGVVLEDSELDRSVANCFTLYGGNKTVVIAASTPEEKLRWMEDIRLAMSMCQDDQPTDTLSSPDQDSAFEEAEDDVSSPSKSIDRQSHHRANTTVHVCWHRNTSVSMADHVQAVENQLSGFLLRKFKNSNGWQKLWVVFTNFCLFFYKSHQDDYPLASLPLLGYSVMIPAEEDDIRKDYVFKLQFKTHVYFFRAESEYTFSRWMEVLKSATYSSKMENDVM; this is encoded by the exons AGACACCCTCCTGACAGGGCATACTTCATTGCCAAAGAGATATTGACAACAGAAAGAACATATCTCAAAGACTtggaagtagttgtagta tgGTTCCGGAAAGCAACAACGAATGAGGCCAATCTACCAGAGACCCTTGAAGTTCTCTTCAGTCATTTAGATCCTATTTATGAATTCCATTGTAAATTCCTCAAAGAAGTCGAACAACGCCTTTCATCATG GGAAGGCAGGCCCAATGCCCAGGGCAAAGGTGGTTTCCAGAGAGTAGGTGATATACTTCTCAAGAATGCTCAACATTTGAAG CTGTACACGGGTTATATTGGAAAGCTGGAAGAGGTCCTGAGTGATTTGGAGGCCTCGTTGAGAAAAAACAAGAAGTTTGAGTCTTTCTATCGTGACTTTGAGATCCAGAAGGTCTGCTATCTACCCTTCAACACATTCCTTCTCAAACCTGTACAGAGGCTGTTACATTACAAACTGGTGCTAGAAA GGCTTGTGAAGCACTATCAACCATCACATCCAGACTACAAGGATTGCAAAG CTGCCATGGGAGATGTAGGAGACCTGACTGCAGACATCGAGGACAGTGTCAAGAGGATTGAGAACTTCCAGAAACTGACTGAGTTACAGAGAGATCTGGTGGGCATGGATACGCTAATACAACCAAATAGG CATTTCATCCGAGAGGGTTGTCTTCACAAGCTATCCCGTAAGGGATACCAGCAGAGGATGTTCTTTCTCTTCTCAGACGTCTTGGTGTATACCAGTAAAGGGGTCACGCCTACCAACCAGTTCAAAGTTCATGGCCAAATCCCTCTCAAAGGAGTTGTG CTTGAAGATAGTGAGCTTGACCGCTCCGTTGCAAACTGCTTCACATTATACGGAGGTAACAAGACAGTTGTCATAGCAGCAAGCACACCGGAAGAAAAGCTTAGATGGATGGAG GATATAAGGCTAGCAATGAGTATGTGCCAAGATGACCAACCTACAGATACATTAA GTTCGCCGGACCAAGATTCAGCATTTGAGGAAGCAGAAGACGACGTGTCGTCACCGTCCAAGTCTATAGATCGTCAATCACACCATCGGGCTAATACAACGGTTCATGTTTGTTGGCATCGTAATACTAGTGTTAGTATGGCGGACCATGTACAGGCCGTAGAG AATCAGTTGAGTGGATTTTTATTGCGTAAATTCAAGAACAGCAATGGATGGCAGAAGCTGTGGGTGGTTTTTACAAACTTCTGTCTCTTCTTCTATAAAAGCCATCAG GACGATTACCCCTTAGCGAGCCTCCCCCTACTGGGCTACTCTGTGATGATACCAGCTGAAGAGGATGATATTCGTAAAGACTATGTCTTCAAGCTACAATTCAAGACCCACGTCTATTTCTTCAGGGCAGAGAGCGAGTACACATTCAGCAG GTGGATGGAAGTGCTAAAAAGTGCTACCTATTCCAGTAAGATGGAGAATGATGTCATGTAA